The DNA segment CACCACCTCCGCCACCACCGCAGGCAACCAGCACAAGCGGCAATAACAACAGTACAACTCTCTTTAACGGCGACATCTAAACCCCTTCAAACTCAGTGCTATCTTCATCTTGCAAGCCAGCAGAAGCAAAATAACGCTGGTAATGAGCTTCAGAAAGTATATAAAACTCAGCATCAATCGCTAAACGTAATTCTCGCAAATCAGTTTCGCGATACTGGGCATCCAATTCCAGCCCATATTGAGATAAATCACCTAATTGACTGGCTCCGGCACGCAGCAGCTCATAGGCCCAAATATAGGGGCTTTTGTGGCTGGGGTATGGGATTTGTTGGGTGTCCAGGTTCCATTGCAACAGGTCCTGCTGGGTCACTCGCATTTTGGTCGCTACGATTTGAGCCAGAAAGCCTTCCAGACGCTGGTCTATAATCCGCTTTTCCGCCTGGCTATAGCCGTTCCAATGGATAACTTCATGGGCAAAGCGTTTGCAACCGCGGCAAACGCTATCGCCAATCCCTGTAGAACAGACACCAATACAGGGGGTTTTTACTCTAATTTCTAACTCTTTGCTCACTCGGCACTCAATAACAATCAAATATTGTGTGGATGGGTAGGCGGTGCCCAATGAACAAGCTGGCCGCTTTTTATTGTTAAGCACTTATTCTATATCGGCCAACCTGTTTTCGGAATGGTAATAAGCAGTTTATTTCGGTTTGCAGCTGGTATTTACGGATAAGTACCCGCCCTCTGGCACTGGGCTCAGCAGGAAACCCACCGCG comes from the Oceanicoccus sagamiensis genome and includes:
- a CDS encoding DUF1289 domain-containing protein → MSKELEIRVKTPCIGVCSTGIGDSVCRGCKRFAHEVIHWNGYSQAEKRIIDQRLEGFLAQIVATKMRVTQQDLLQWNLDTQQIPYPSHKSPYIWAYELLRAGASQLGDLSQYGLELDAQYRETDLRELRLAIDAEFYILSEAHYQRYFASAGLQDEDSTEFEGV